From a single Fulvivirga ulvae genomic region:
- a CDS encoding HsdM family class I SAM-dependent methyltransferase encodes MSINILKYESDVWRTADLLIGAGIKQSDFPKYMMPYFALLMVESRLIREAQRLEEEIGKDNIDDFVEEFQLAGLGYNDYIIRQGKSLKDICKNDKAFDSDFHLYLKSFDPETKYLLGVDKGTEEEKFLDISGISGQLKKKRILFETVQAWSEVDLTPFNNSEITTLEEHIKRRWADISAETAGEQYTPDDIISLISELIASKIEDNGKFLTIYDPTCGGGNLLFGVEDKIQEMFNRPTATYGQEWSDALFALAKIESRFRKDTLIEYGNTLTEIGKFFDKQFHIAVANPPYGVDWKGYAKDIKNDTTDRFVSLPSISDGQFLFTQHILWKLNSEGMAVVVHNGSTLFSGDAGSGESNIRKHFFDNDWVEGIIQMPTDEFFNTGIYTYLWIFNKNKPADRKDKVILVNASELYEPLKKSKGKKRKQMNPDNRAEIIKAFTEFKDNHFTRVFDKWHFYYNRQSIMLTNVDENGKHIEMPVKENKEGGKVEAKSIKLSPTQITVESEENITITEFTITDFDKATYKNLQQRFDEEVKPMIASLDYKEQTLKVQTEKSTYWYDSDKDTLIEETDGKQTEIGCGKIVIKSSYKKATKTKEASIVITAELTKDLQKDYEIIPYSPDEAENLQWIADFMAKYITKPFEYLDNVIGVEVNFNKVFYQPEILREVPQISSDLETLEGELANLENDLAL; translated from the coding sequence ATGAGCATTAACATCCTCAAATACGAATCAGATGTTTGGCGTACAGCCGACTTACTCATAGGTGCAGGAATCAAGCAGAGTGATTTCCCTAAATACATGATGCCCTATTTCGCTTTGCTCATGGTAGAGAGCCGATTGATCAGGGAAGCCCAGAGACTTGAAGAAGAAATTGGAAAGGATAACATTGATGATTTTGTAGAAGAGTTTCAGCTTGCTGGACTTGGCTATAATGATTACATCATTCGCCAGGGCAAATCCCTCAAAGACATTTGCAAGAATGACAAAGCCTTTGATTCTGATTTTCACCTATACCTGAAATCATTCGATCCGGAAACCAAATACTTATTGGGTGTGGATAAAGGAACGGAAGAAGAAAAGTTCCTGGACATATCGGGCATTAGCGGACAGCTTAAAAAGAAACGAATCTTATTCGAGACGGTACAGGCATGGAGTGAAGTTGATTTGACGCCTTTCAACAACTCAGAAATCACTACGCTTGAAGAACACATCAAACGTAGATGGGCAGATATATCAGCAGAAACCGCAGGGGAGCAATATACCCCTGATGATATTATCTCTTTGATTTCTGAATTGATCGCCTCCAAGATTGAAGACAATGGCAAGTTCCTTACCATTTATGACCCGACTTGTGGGGGTGGAAACCTCCTTTTTGGTGTAGAGGATAAAATACAGGAAATGTTCAATCGCCCTACAGCTACCTACGGGCAAGAATGGAGTGATGCACTTTTTGCACTGGCAAAGATTGAAAGCCGTTTTAGGAAGGACACACTAATTGAGTACGGAAACACCCTCACAGAAATAGGTAAGTTCTTTGACAAGCAATTTCACATTGCAGTAGCCAATCCTCCGTATGGAGTGGACTGGAAAGGATATGCCAAAGACATCAAGAATGATACGACAGATCGTTTCGTTTCACTTCCCTCTATCTCTGACGGACAATTCCTATTTACCCAACACATTCTTTGGAAACTGAATAGCGAAGGAATGGCCGTAGTTGTTCATAATGGCTCTACGCTATTTAGTGGTGATGCAGGTAGCGGTGAAAGCAATATACGTAAGCACTTCTTTGACAATGATTGGGTAGAAGGTATCATTCAAATGCCAACGGATGAGTTCTTCAACACAGGCATTTATACCTATCTATGGATTTTCAATAAGAACAAACCTGCCGACAGAAAGGACAAAGTAATACTCGTCAATGCAAGTGAGCTGTATGAACCTCTAAAGAAAAGTAAGGGTAAGAAGCGAAAGCAAATGAATCCTGACAACAGAGCAGAGATCATCAAGGCTTTCACGGAGTTTAAGGATAACCATTTTACCAGGGTATTTGACAAGTGGCATTTCTACTACAACCGCCAGAGTATCATGCTCACTAATGTGGATGAAAATGGAAAGCACATTGAAATGCCGGTGAAAGAAAACAAAGAAGGTGGAAAAGTTGAAGCCAAATCAATCAAGCTATCTCCTACTCAGATTACTGTTGAGAGTGAGGAGAACATTACGATCACTGAGTTTACGATCACTGATTTTGACAAAGCCACATACAAAAACCTACAGCAGCGTTTTGACGAGGAAGTAAAACCAATGATTGCATCATTGGATTACAAGGAACAAACCTTGAAAGTGCAGACTGAAAAATCCACTTATTGGTATGATAGCGACAAGGATACACTCATAGAAGAAACGGACGGCAAGCAAACAGAAATAGGTTGTGGTAAAATAGTTATCAAATCCAGTTACAAGAAAGCCACCAAGACCAAAGAAGCCAGTATTGTCATAACAGCAGAACTCACCAAAGACCTGCAAAAAGACTATGAGATTATTCCTTACTCTCCTGATGAAGCAGAGAACCTTCAATGGATTGCTGACTTTATGGCTAAATACATCACCAAGCCTTTCGAGTACCTGGACAATGTGATCGGTGTGGAAGTAAACTTTAATAAGGTTTTCTATCAGCCTGAAATACTGAGAGAAGTTCCTCAGATAAGTTCAGACCTGGAAACCTTAGAAGGTGAGTTGGCAAATCTTGAAAATGACTTGGCTTTATGA
- a CDS encoding helix-turn-helix domain-containing protein produces the protein MNYLGTRLRELRESQGLLLRQVAAQIDVDTALMSKLERGERRAQREHIIKIATALHANEKDLTILWLADRIKDVIQDEPQANEALEIIRKEIKKNEH, from the coding sequence ATGAACTATCTCGGTACTAGACTTAGAGAGCTACGAGAATCACAAGGCTTATTACTCAGACAAGTAGCAGCCCAGATTGATGTAGATACAGCTCTCATGAGCAAATTGGAACGTGGGGAGAGAAGAGCACAACGAGAGCATATTATAAAGATTGCCACTGCTCTTCATGCCAATGAAAAGGATCTCACAATTCTTTGGTTGGCAGACAGAATTAAAGATGTGATACAAGACGAGCCTCAGGCAAATGAGGCTTTAGAAATAATAAGAAAAGAGATTAAAAAAAATGAGCATTAA
- a CDS encoding DUF3987 domain-containing protein has protein sequence MERKTFNPLEWLDKPEQQTKVIEQTHIENTTSMEEVERIIQYIESNSTDITSAYSDWVNIGFAFADEFGESGRNLFHRISQFYPDYSSQECDKQFDNCLKANGQGVSLKTFFYHAKQAGIPLASPKAEPQIRKHTNSSVGREPSIDQITEVKNEPEQMPTFPKSLFPELPEFLQKVVQVASSDEERDILLLGSLAAISACLPKVSGIYDGKRVYANLFLFITAQASAGKGRLVHCRQLVNPVHKEFREQAKAHKQHYELELAEYNANKGKIEGIEKPAKPPEKMLFIPANNSSTGAYQLLGDSDGKGLIFETEGDTLAHAFKSDYGNYSDGFRKAFHHETISYYRRTDREYVDIESPCLSTVLSGTPKQVSALIPNAENGLFSRFIFYYMNVRPVWKNVFASQTTNGLDDYFDALGNDFFTLYSSLKMSQDIQFFLSADQQDQFNTFFGEVQEKYMSIQGIDYMATIRRLGLIAYRFCMIFSALRIMETGETSSKMICEERDFQTALAMIRVLIKHSSKVFSELPEDTPKPKRLNRKEKFLSQLPKRFNRQKYLETATKLNIPHKTAEGYITDFCKSGLVHRESQDNYINTSIEDVEDIQDAKD, from the coding sequence ATGGAGCGAAAAACATTCAATCCGCTGGAATGGCTGGATAAGCCAGAGCAGCAAACAAAAGTTATAGAGCAAACACATATCGAGAATACTACTTCAATGGAGGAAGTAGAAAGAATCATTCAATACATAGAATCCAATAGCACAGATATTACCTCCGCTTATAGCGATTGGGTAAACATCGGCTTTGCCTTTGCAGATGAGTTTGGTGAGTCAGGCAGAAACCTATTCCACCGAATCAGTCAGTTCTATCCTGATTATTCCTCACAGGAATGCGATAAGCAGTTTGACAACTGCCTAAAAGCAAATGGTCAGGGCGTTTCATTGAAAACCTTCTTTTATCATGCCAAGCAAGCTGGCATTCCTTTGGCTTCTCCAAAAGCAGAGCCACAGATCAGGAAGCACACCAATAGCTCTGTAGGTCGAGAACCATCCATCGACCAAATAACAGAGGTTAAAAACGAACCTGAGCAAATGCCCACCTTTCCTAAATCCCTATTTCCTGAACTTCCTGAGTTTCTGCAAAAGGTGGTACAGGTTGCCAGTTCTGATGAGGAAAGAGATATACTACTGCTTGGATCACTTGCAGCGATCAGTGCATGTTTACCCAAAGTATCAGGCATCTATGATGGCAAAAGAGTTTACGCCAATCTCTTTCTATTCATTACCGCCCAGGCATCCGCAGGGAAAGGTCGTTTGGTACATTGTAGGCAATTGGTCAATCCTGTTCACAAAGAGTTTCGGGAACAAGCCAAAGCACACAAACAACATTATGAATTAGAGTTAGCAGAGTACAATGCCAATAAAGGTAAAATTGAAGGAATTGAGAAACCAGCCAAGCCACCTGAAAAAATGCTCTTTATCCCTGCAAACAATAGTTCTACTGGAGCTTATCAATTATTGGGTGATAGTGATGGCAAAGGACTCATCTTTGAAACTGAGGGCGACACATTAGCCCATGCCTTCAAGAGTGATTATGGCAATTACAGTGACGGCTTTAGAAAAGCCTTTCACCACGAAACCATCTCCTACTACCGTAGGACTGATCGTGAATATGTAGACATAGAAAGCCCTTGCCTTTCTACGGTTTTGTCTGGTACGCCCAAGCAGGTATCAGCACTCATCCCGAATGCTGAAAACGGGCTATTCAGCCGTTTCATCTTCTATTACATGAATGTTCGCCCTGTGTGGAAGAACGTGTTTGCTTCGCAAACTACGAACGGATTGGATGACTATTTTGATGCTCTGGGAAATGACTTCTTTACCCTTTACAGTTCATTGAAGATGAGCCAAGACATTCAGTTCTTTCTTTCAGCCGATCAACAGGATCAATTCAATACGTTCTTTGGTGAGGTACAGGAAAAATACATGAGCATTCAGGGCATTGACTACATGGCGACCATCCGAAGATTGGGACTAATTGCCTATCGTTTCTGTATGATATTCTCCGCTTTGCGGATCATGGAGACGGGCGAAACATCATCTAAGATGATTTGTGAAGAAAGAGACTTTCAAACTGCACTGGCCATGATTCGGGTATTGATCAAACATTCCAGCAAAGTGTTTAGTGAACTCCCGGAGGACACACCCAAACCAAAACGGCTAAACAGGAAAGAGAAGTTTCTATCTCAGCTACCCAAACGCTTCAATAGGCAAAAGTATTTAGAGACAGCTACCAAGCTCAATATTCCTCACAAAACTGCCGAAGGGTACATTACCGATTTCTGCAAGTCTGGTCTCGTACATCGTGAATCTCAGGACAACTATATCAACACCTCCATTGAGGATGTTGAGGATATTCAGGATGCTAAGGACTGA
- a CDS encoding BT4734/BF3469 family protein: MEISREAILSKTHYGLNICAYVLRQYYQGETVLSLSGRVCNPTKNPFNEDKPTLMVQVVDNVASHTDEEDAIHDGNVFDFASLHFKLEGQALLDKINEELYLRIGKERGFYNQVESQPTVVVQEIKKPTPPVFSYFQKPVTNIKPTRQVSLIEVYRLIKGNDFATCTSTLRNMSEIKEARKYKAFNFDYVTFSGTFSKRNDANLQKHSGLLTIDFDHIQDIATLKASLLNDHYFETELLFISPSGDGLKWVIPIDLTQAKHQDYFKAVANYVSHTYQIEIDQSGKDISRACFLPHDKDIFINPKYI, translated from the coding sequence ATGGAGATCAGTAGAGAGGCCATATTGAGTAAGACACACTACGGGCTGAACATATGTGCCTATGTGCTACGCCAGTACTATCAAGGTGAAACAGTCCTTTCCCTTTCGGGAAGGGTCTGTAATCCTACCAAGAACCCATTCAATGAGGACAAGCCTACATTGATGGTCCAGGTAGTTGACAATGTGGCAAGCCACACAGACGAAGAAGATGCAATCCATGATGGCAATGTCTTCGATTTTGCTTCATTGCATTTCAAACTCGAAGGGCAAGCCCTTCTCGATAAGATCAATGAAGAGCTTTATTTGAGAATTGGTAAAGAGAGAGGTTTTTATAATCAGGTAGAGTCACAACCTACGGTTGTTGTTCAGGAGATCAAGAAGCCCACACCACCAGTATTCAGCTATTTTCAAAAGCCTGTTACCAATATCAAACCCACTCGCCAAGTCTCCTTAATTGAGGTGTACCGCCTCATTAAAGGCAATGACTTTGCTACGTGTACAAGTACACTTCGCAACATGAGTGAAATCAAGGAAGCAAGGAAATACAAGGCTTTCAATTTCGATTACGTGACCTTTTCAGGCACTTTCTCTAAGAGGAATGACGCAAACCTCCAGAAGCATTCTGGTTTGCTCACAATCGATTTTGACCACATTCAGGACATTGCTACACTCAAGGCATCATTGCTCAATGACCATTACTTTGAAACGGAGCTGTTGTTTATCTCTCCTTCAGGTGATGGGTTGAAATGGGTGATACCAATTGACTTGACTCAGGCAAAACACCAGGACTATTTCAAGGCAGTGGCAAACTACGTTTCCCACACCTACCAAATCGAAATAGACCAATCGGGCAAGGACATTTCCAGAGCATGTTTCCTACCCCACGACAAAGACATATTCATCAACCCAAAATACATATAG
- a CDS encoding helix-turn-helix domain-containing protein, protein MIEVLDMLLKLSQDVKTIKAYLLNSHRSRLEQFNDEWIDGQDVMQTLHISKRTLQSLRDSGTLPYSRINGKFYYKVSDMEALLDSNYSPSKSKHYGDQ, encoded by the coding sequence ATGATTGAGGTATTAGATATGCTCCTGAAACTATCTCAGGACGTAAAGACGATCAAGGCTTACCTCCTCAATTCTCATCGCTCCAGATTGGAGCAATTCAATGATGAGTGGATTGATGGACAGGATGTAATGCAAACGCTGCATATCAGCAAACGCACATTGCAATCCCTTCGGGATAGCGGCACACTCCCTTATAGCCGAATCAATGGAAAGTTCTATTACAAGGTTTCCGATATGGAAGCTCTGTTGGATTCTAACTACTCACCTTCAAAATCAAAGCATTATGGAGATCAGTAG
- a CDS encoding helix-turn-helix domain-containing protein: MDEILERLDNLQRMIESQGIYTKEVLNFNEACQYLELSQSHLYKLTSAGNIPHYKPNGKKLYFKRTELESWLLRNRNSTQEEIDRRAADYLIKKGRVKL; this comes from the coding sequence ATGGACGAAATATTAGAACGTCTTGATAATCTCCAACGCATGATTGAAAGCCAGGGGATTTACACGAAAGAAGTTTTGAACTTCAATGAGGCTTGCCAGTATCTGGAGCTTTCACAATCTCACTTGTACAAATTGACAAGTGCAGGGAATATTCCACACTACAAGCCCAACGGGAAAAAGCTCTATTTCAAGAGAACAGAGTTAGAAAGCTGGTTGCTTCGCAACCGCAATTCCACTCAGGAAGAAATAGACCGAAGAGCAGCAGACTACCTAATCAAGAAAGGGAGGGTAAAGCTATGA
- a CDS encoding site-specific integrase — protein MKVTLRKRNQGGKTSLYLDYYHKGKRKTEYLKLYLDPKAKTREEKEVNKKTLQLAETIRAQRQIEIQNGVYGFRDNEKMKGSFLAYIEMLANQRQDSPGNYGNWTSMLKHLKAFCTYEVTFSDVDRQFIQDFKYFLDKKAIAHGNQKLSQNSKYSYFNKLRAALKQAVKDGILPTNPSEGVDAFKQGEPEREFLTMEELQAAANTECEIPQLKTAFIFSCLTGLRWSDINKLVWSEVQHSKENGYYIRFRQKKTKGAETLPISEQAFGLLGDRTEPEDRVFVGLKYSAWHNLKLQQWMMKAGISKTITFHCARHTYATLQLSAGTDIYTVSKLLGHKELKTTQVYAKIIDEKKKEAANKIQLDL, from the coding sequence ATGAAAGTAACACTCAGAAAACGCAATCAGGGAGGCAAAACAAGTTTATACCTTGATTACTACCACAAAGGGAAACGTAAAACCGAATACCTCAAGCTCTACCTTGATCCCAAAGCCAAGACCAGGGAAGAAAAGGAAGTCAATAAAAAGACGCTACAACTGGCAGAGACTATCCGAGCACAGCGACAAATCGAAATCCAAAACGGAGTGTATGGATTCCGTGACAATGAGAAAATGAAAGGCAGCTTTCTGGCTTACATTGAAATGCTGGCAAACCAAAGACAAGACAGCCCAGGCAATTACGGCAATTGGACAAGCATGCTCAAACACCTAAAGGCGTTTTGCACCTATGAGGTTACTTTCTCTGATGTAGACAGGCAGTTTATTCAGGATTTCAAATACTTCCTTGACAAGAAAGCCATAGCACACGGCAATCAGAAACTATCTCAAAACTCCAAGTACTCCTACTTCAATAAACTGCGGGCAGCATTGAAGCAAGCAGTAAAAGACGGAATACTACCTACCAATCCGAGTGAAGGAGTTGACGCTTTTAAGCAAGGCGAACCAGAAAGAGAGTTTTTGACAATGGAAGAGCTGCAAGCTGCAGCCAATACAGAATGTGAAATTCCACAACTCAAAACCGCATTCATATTCTCATGCCTTACTGGCCTTCGTTGGTCAGATATAAACAAGCTCGTTTGGTCAGAAGTACAGCACTCTAAGGAAAACGGCTATTATATCCGATTCAGGCAGAAAAAAACCAAGGGAGCAGAAACCCTCCCTATCTCAGAACAAGCCTTCGGACTTTTAGGAGATAGAACCGAACCAGAGGACAGGGTATTTGTAGGGTTGAAGTATTCAGCCTGGCACAACCTGAAACTACAACAATGGATGATGAAAGCCGGAATCTCCAAGACGATCACTTTCCATTGTGCCAGACACACCTACGCTACCTTGCAGCTTTCAGCAGGTACGGATATTTATACAGTTTCCAAACTCTTAGGACACAAAGAACTGAAAACAACACAGGTCTATGCAAAAATCATAGATGAGAAAAAGAAAGAAGCAGCCAATAAAATCCAACTCGACTTATGA
- a CDS encoding helix-turn-helix domain-containing protein — MSSNIRVPKICQHCGNEFIAKTTVTKFCSDTCAKRAYKKRKRDEKVQEVAPTVIQKKEYNQEQVKDKEFLSIAETCKLLGASRMTLYRQIKDGKINAAKIGSRTIIKREEIEKLFQA; from the coding sequence ATGAGCAGCAACATTCGAGTTCCTAAAATCTGTCAGCACTGCGGTAACGAGTTTATCGCTAAGACTACTGTTACTAAATTCTGCAGTGACACCTGTGCTAAGCGTGCCTACAAAAAACGCAAGAGAGATGAGAAAGTACAGGAAGTAGCCCCTACCGTAATTCAGAAAAAGGAATACAATCAGGAACAAGTCAAAGACAAAGAGTTTCTCAGCATTGCAGAAACCTGCAAACTACTTGGAGCCAGCCGAATGACCCTTTACCGTCAGATCAAAGACGGCAAAATCAATGCAGCTAAAATTGGTAGCCGTACCATCATCAAGAGAGAAGAAATCGAAAAACTGTTTCAGGCATGA
- the mnmE gene encoding tRNA uridine-5-carboxymethylaminomethyl(34) synthesis GTPase MnmE, with product MSTPHIGSTEDTIVALATAPGVGAIAVIRLSGNDAIKICNKVFKGKDLEKQESHTLHYGTIRDNDKIIDEVVVSLFVAPKSFTKENVVEISCHGSPFIVKQVIKVLLANGARLALPGEFTKRAFLNGQFDLAQAEAVADLINSDSAASHEAALNQMRGGFSEQIRQLREELIHFASMIELELDFGEEDVEFADRDDLKQLINNLLKVINVLIDSFDLGNVIKNGVPTVIAGKPNAGKSTLLNALLNEEKAIVSDIAGTTRDFIEDEINLGGIAFRFIDTAGLRETTDTIEKIGVERTQQQMKKASLIIYMIDMANDNLVDVNRDINKLENLGIPFIVVGNKEDRAQPDLKAAIKKINGSVLISAATKENLDALKDRILEVVNLDNFKTGDTIVTNIRHYDNLLKTRNALMDVLNGLDSNITGDFLAMDIRQSLHYLGEITGEITTDDLLANIFSKFCIGK from the coding sequence TTGAGCACACCACATATCGGATCGACAGAGGATACTATTGTAGCATTGGCAACAGCCCCTGGTGTAGGCGCCATTGCAGTGATCAGGCTATCAGGAAACGACGCTATAAAGATCTGCAACAAAGTTTTCAAAGGTAAAGACCTCGAAAAACAGGAATCTCACACCTTACATTACGGTACTATCCGGGATAATGATAAAATCATAGATGAAGTGGTGGTATCCTTGTTTGTAGCCCCAAAATCATTCACTAAAGAAAATGTGGTAGAAATCTCGTGCCATGGCTCTCCATTCATTGTAAAGCAGGTGATTAAGGTACTGCTTGCCAACGGAGCGCGTCTGGCACTGCCCGGTGAGTTTACCAAAAGAGCATTCCTCAACGGACAGTTTGACCTGGCCCAGGCCGAAGCTGTCGCTGACTTGATCAATTCAGATTCTGCCGCCTCCCACGAAGCAGCACTAAACCAAATGCGTGGTGGTTTTTCTGAGCAGATCCGCCAATTGCGTGAAGAGCTGATCCACTTCGCTTCTATGATAGAACTTGAACTGGACTTTGGCGAGGAAGACGTAGAATTTGCTGACCGCGATGATCTCAAGCAACTGATTAATAACCTTCTGAAAGTGATCAATGTACTGATCGATAGCTTCGACCTAGGCAATGTGATCAAAAACGGCGTACCTACGGTTATTGCTGGCAAGCCCAATGCGGGCAAGTCCACCCTGCTCAATGCCCTGCTTAATGAGGAGAAGGCTATTGTCTCAGACATTGCCGGCACTACCCGTGATTTTATTGAAGATGAGATTAACCTTGGAGGTATTGCTTTCCGCTTTATAGATACAGCGGGTCTTCGCGAAACTACAGATACTATTGAAAAAATTGGCGTCGAACGTACTCAGCAACAGATGAAAAAAGCTTCACTGATCATTTATATGATTGATATGGCCAATGACAACCTGGTGGATGTAAACCGTGACATCAATAAGCTCGAAAACCTCGGCATACCTTTTATAGTAGTGGGCAACAAAGAAGACAGAGCTCAGCCTGACTTAAAAGCCGCCATTAAGAAAATCAACGGCTCCGTACTGATATCCGCAGCAACCAAAGAAAACCTGGATGCACTCAAAGACCGTATCCTGGAAGTGGTAAACCTCGACAACTTCAAAACCGGTGATACTATTGTGACCAATATCCGCCATTACGACAACCTGCTCAAAACCCGTAATGCGCTCATGGATGTATTAAACGGTCTGGACAGTAATATTACAGGAGACTTTCTGGCAATGGATATCCGCCAGTCATTACACTATCTTGGTGAGATTACCGGTGAGATTACCACTGACGATCTTCTGGCAAATATATTTTCGAAGTTTTGTATCGGAAAGTAA